Proteins encoded by one window of Aliivibrio wodanis:
- a CDS encoding putative oligopeptide transport system, extracellular oligopeptide-binding protein: MIKRKDSMNMNKKLTTLALSTVALFSSQAFSADLPDNLQWQTNDTAPTFASTEATFGGSYRTYTLSFPQTFRTVGPDSNGAFRAWILEANILPLIKHPNTGEWLPGLAQSWAFGDDNKTVYFKLNPKATWSDGKPVTADDYQFMLKLMRSTDIVAPWYNDFFTNEIADIVTFDKNTIGIVSAKPRNRDELIEYTNLMPRPAHFYGNPKVDENNDGIEDKFVRKYNFKPEPVTGPYYIDKIKKGKNIAFKHVGEDWWGYENKYNQNRFNVEKINIKVIRDADIALKHFEKGNLDSFNLVRPDLWHEKSDGKNYQNGYIQKAWVFNQAAVGAGGLWLNTAKPMLDNINIRKGIMFASDFDMMIEKVLRGDYSRKPNGMGFGHIGYDNTDIQAPKFNAKKAIKYFEKGGFATIGSDGIRVNDKGERLSFAVTYSQQSFTPRVAVLKEQAKLAGLELELNLIDGSSMFKYVLEKKHDISFHNMGTADIPAYWEYFHSDNANKPQTNHFTNFSSPELDGLIDSFKNEFDIEKKRALSREIQQLIADANVIVPGYMVPYARAGYWRWMKLPEQMATKQTGYLFHGWGFSQTFSTFWIDKQVKKETKAAMKSGKTFEPVTIVDDTYKL, from the coding sequence ATAATAAAAAGAAAGGACTCGATGAATATGAATAAAAAACTCACAACATTAGCATTATCTACAGTTGCATTATTTAGCTCGCAAGCATTTTCTGCAGATTTACCTGATAATTTGCAATGGCAAACCAACGACACTGCACCTACATTTGCTTCTACTGAAGCAACCTTTGGAGGTTCGTATCGTACATATACGCTAAGTTTCCCGCAAACATTTCGAACTGTTGGACCTGATTCAAATGGTGCATTTAGAGCGTGGATTCTAGAGGCTAATATTCTTCCTTTAATTAAGCACCCAAATACGGGAGAGTGGTTGCCGGGTTTAGCTCAATCATGGGCATTTGGTGATGATAATAAAACCGTCTATTTTAAGTTAAACCCCAAAGCGACATGGAGTGATGGCAAGCCGGTTACCGCCGATGATTATCAGTTCATGCTTAAATTAATGCGTTCAACTGACATTGTTGCGCCGTGGTATAACGACTTTTTTACCAATGAAATTGCAGACATTGTAACCTTTGATAAGAATACCATTGGTATTGTATCGGCAAAGCCACGTAATCGTGATGAGTTAATCGAATACACCAATCTAATGCCTCGTCCAGCACACTTTTATGGCAACCCAAAAGTTGATGAAAATAACGATGGGATTGAAGATAAATTTGTTCGTAAATACAACTTTAAACCAGAGCCTGTTACTGGACCTTATTATATTGACAAGATTAAGAAAGGTAAGAATATCGCCTTTAAACATGTTGGTGAAGATTGGTGGGGTTATGAGAATAAATATAACCAGAATCGCTTTAATGTAGAAAAAATAAATATAAAAGTTATTCGTGATGCAGATATCGCTTTAAAGCATTTTGAAAAAGGTAATTTGGATTCATTTAATTTAGTGCGTCCTGATCTATGGCATGAAAAGTCAGATGGTAAAAATTATCAGAATGGTTATATCCAAAAGGCGTGGGTATTTAACCAAGCCGCAGTTGGAGCAGGTGGGTTATGGCTAAATACGGCAAAACCAATGTTGGATAATATTAATATCCGTAAAGGCATCATGTTTGCCAGTGATTTTGACATGATGATAGAGAAAGTTCTTCGTGGTGATTATTCACGTAAACCAAATGGTATGGGGTTTGGTCATATTGGTTATGATAATACTGATATTCAAGCACCAAAGTTTAATGCTAAGAAAGCCATTAAATATTTTGAAAAAGGAGGATTTGCTACCATAGGTTCTGATGGCATTCGTGTTAATGATAAAGGGGAACGTTTAAGCTTTGCTGTAACTTATTCCCAACAGTCTTTTACACCTCGTGTAGCCGTATTAAAAGAGCAAGCAAAACTGGCTGGCTTGGAGCTAGAGCTAAATCTTATTGATGGTTCAAGTATGTTTAAATATGTGCTTGAGAAAAAACATGACATCTCTTTTCATAATATGGGAACCGCTGATATCCCAGCTTATTGGGAATACTTCCATTCAGATAATGCCAATAAACCACAAACAAACCATTTCACTAACTTTAGCTCTCCTGAGCTAGATGGATTAATCGACTCATTTAAAAATGAATTTGATATTGAGAAAAAACGAGCACTCTCTCGTGAAATACAACAACTGATTGCTGATGCGAATGTTATCGTTCCGGGTTACATGGTGCCCTATGCAAGAGCAGGTTACTGGCGTTGGATGAAACTACCAGAGCAGATGGCGACTAAACAAACTGGGTATTTATTCCATGGTTGGGGGTTCTCTCAAACATTTAGCACTTTCTGGATTGATAAGCAGGTGAAAAAAGAAACTAAGGCTGCGATGAAGTCAGGTAAAACGTTTGAGCCTGTCACAATTGTTGATGATACTTATAAACTGTAG
- a CDS encoding putative oligopeptide transport system, ATP-binding protein, which translates to MDREIVLSVENLVTEFQTDDGTVRVLDGVSFQVPKGKTIGIVGESGCGKSVTSMSIMGLLPKPYGNVVGGRILYGETDLVQLSPDKLYEMRGNRISMIFQDPMTALNPVHTIGKQINEVLELHRPDLDKKQRLAYSLEMLEKVGIPSPESRVHEYPHNLSGGMRQRVMIAIALACEPDILICDEPTTALDVTIQAQILELMKKLQDETGMSIIFITHDLGVVAEVCDEVVVMYAGRVAEQAGIFELFDNPQHPYTQGLMSSMPSLSLQPKTELETIQGTVPSLNEMPSGCRFSTRCKYRQDKCDSEVPPMREIGLLHQVSCHFSNALKSNNEVMK; encoded by the coding sequence ATGGATAGAGAAATTGTTTTATCGGTAGAAAATTTAGTTACTGAATTTCAAACTGATGATGGCACAGTGAGAGTATTAGATGGCGTTAGCTTCCAAGTACCAAAAGGAAAAACCATCGGTATTGTTGGCGAGTCTGGTTGTGGTAAAAGCGTTACTTCAATGTCGATAATGGGGCTTTTACCTAAACCTTATGGCAATGTGGTGGGCGGACGTATTTTATATGGTGAAACGGATCTAGTTCAGTTAAGTCCTGATAAATTGTATGAGATGCGTGGTAATCGTATTTCAATGATTTTCCAAGATCCAATGACCGCTTTAAATCCGGTCCATACTATTGGAAAGCAAATTAATGAAGTTCTAGAGTTACACCGTCCTGATTTAGATAAAAAACAGCGTTTAGCTTATTCTCTTGAAATGCTTGAAAAGGTGGGTATTCCCTCTCCAGAATCTCGAGTCCATGAGTATCCACATAACTTATCCGGTGGTATGCGACAGCGTGTCATGATAGCCATCGCTCTCGCTTGTGAGCCTGATATTTTGATCTGTGATGAACCAACTACTGCATTGGATGTGACTATTCAAGCTCAAATTTTGGAGTTAATGAAAAAACTGCAAGATGAGACAGGTATGTCAATTATTTTCATAACGCATGATCTTGGTGTTGTTGCTGAGGTATGTGATGAAGTTGTTGTTATGTATGCAGGGAGAGTAGCAGAACAAGCAGGGATCTTTGAGCTATTTGATAATCCACAGCACCCATATACACAAGGCTTGATGTCATCAATGCCGAGTTTAAGCTTACAACCTAAAACAGAACTAGAGACTATTCAAGGAACCGTCCCTTCACTTAATGAGATGCCAAGTGGCTGTCGTTTTTCAACTCGTTGTAAATATAGGCAAGATAAGTGTGATTCTGAAGTTCCGCCCATGCGTGAGATTGGATTATTACATCAAGTGAGTTGTCATTTTAGTAATGCATTAAAGAGTAACAATGAGGTGATGAAATGA
- a CDS encoding putative oligopeptide transport system, ATP-binding protein: protein MSELLRIDDLKQHFHSGKGIFNKGYIVHAVDGVSLSVNKGETLGLVGESGCGKSTLGRSLLKLFEPTAGRIYFEGQDITHLGNKEMRSLRQEMQIIFQDPTESLNPRHTIEMILEEPFVIHGVGTQEERKQWIEELLIKVGLPVSAVSRYPHEFSGGQKQRIGIARAIALKPKLIVCDESVSALDVSVQAQIVNLLLDLQKEMNLALIFIAHDLSVVKHISDKVAVMYLGKIVEYGNADTLYNSPKHPYTEALLSAIPVVHPRFRGKERIILKGDVPSPINPPKGCRFSTRCPRAEKNCFHDEPQRQIVDDNAYEVACHLYK, encoded by the coding sequence ATGAGTGAGTTATTGAGAATTGATGATCTCAAACAACATTTTCATTCAGGAAAAGGGATCTTTAATAAAGGATATATAGTTCATGCAGTTGACGGCGTATCTCTTAGTGTAAATAAAGGAGAAACCCTTGGCTTAGTTGGTGAATCTGGCTGTGGAAAGAGTACTCTTGGTCGTAGTTTATTGAAGCTATTTGAGCCGACTGCTGGTCGTATTTACTTTGAAGGTCAAGATATTACTCACCTTGGAAATAAAGAAATGCGCTCTTTACGTCAAGAGATGCAAATTATTTTTCAAGACCCAACTGAATCGCTAAACCCAAGACATACGATTGAAATGATTTTGGAAGAACCGTTTGTTATTCATGGTGTTGGTACACAAGAAGAACGTAAACAATGGATTGAAGAGCTATTAATTAAAGTGGGCTTACCAGTAAGTGCGGTTAGTCGTTACCCTCATGAGTTTTCTGGAGGGCAAAAGCAGCGAATTGGTATTGCAAGAGCGATTGCTTTAAAACCAAAATTAATTGTATGTGATGAGTCGGTATCGGCACTGGATGTGTCAGTTCAAGCACAAATAGTCAATCTGTTACTGGATCTACAAAAAGAGATGAATCTGGCCTTAATTTTTATTGCTCATGATTTATCCGTGGTTAAGCATATTTCCGATAAAGTTGCGGTAATGTACCTAGGTAAAATTGTTGAATATGGCAATGCTGATACGTTATACAATTCACCAAAGCACCCTTATACCGAGGCATTATTATCAGCAATACCTGTTGTTCATCCTCGTTTTAGAGGGAAAGAACGGATTATTCTAAAGGGAGATGTCCCTTCACCGATTAATCCACCAAAGGGTTGTCGATTCTCAACTCGATGTCCAAGAGCTGAAAAAAATTGCTTTCATGATGAACCACAAAGGCAGATAGTTGATGACAATGCTTATGAAGTCGCTTGTCATTTATATAAATAA
- a CDS encoding putative lipoprotein, whose amino-acid sequence MEKIFTFSVLGLLAGCSATMPDMGTEQPIHYQCDNDRNFQITFNKDKALLQLPKEDYALKRAVSASGMKYISDDGMPDISTTIIFQGKGNEASLDLGRVLLKNCTVMK is encoded by the coding sequence ATGGAAAAGATATTTACTTTTAGCGTATTAGGGCTTTTGGCTGGTTGTTCTGCAACAATGCCAGATATGGGGACTGAACAACCTATTCATTATCAGTGTGATAATGATAGAAACTTTCAAATTACGTTTAATAAAGATAAAGCGTTGCTACAACTTCCAAAAGAAGATTACGCACTAAAACGTGCAGTATCAGCATCAGGTATGAAATACATTTCTGATGATGGGATGCCAGATATTAGTACAACGATTATCTTTCAGGGTAAAGGTAATGAAGCAAGTTTAGATCTAGGACGGGTATTATTAAAAAATTGTACTGTTATGAAGTAG
- a CDS encoding putative ABC transporter permease (Expression may be stress-induced), producing the protein MEKIKHTHKEDVIAILTGTFLVSQGIFFLQAAQLLTGGTTGLALLVSQMSGISFGILYFLCNLPFYALAWQRFGKRFALTSLISGGLVSIMTDHLNMMISVDHISDIYCAIAGGLLMGLGMLILFRHRSSLGGFNVLCLWIQEKFGISVGKVQMVIDFCILSASFFFITPWLLVVSVLGAIILNIVLGMNHKPNRYIVTYGT; encoded by the coding sequence ATGGAAAAAATTAAACACACACACAAGGAAGATGTCATTGCTATTTTGACGGGTACTTTCTTAGTTTCTCAAGGTATTTTCTTTTTACAAGCAGCACAATTACTTACAGGTGGTACAACAGGACTTGCATTATTAGTTAGCCAAATGAGTGGTATCAGCTTTGGTATTTTGTACTTTCTATGCAACCTGCCGTTTTACGCCTTAGCTTGGCAACGATTTGGGAAGCGTTTTGCATTAACCAGCTTAATTTCTGGTGGTCTTGTTTCTATTATGACTGACCACTTGAATATGATGATTTCTGTTGATCATATCAGTGACATTTATTGCGCGATTGCTGGTGGCTTATTAATGGGATTAGGCATGCTAATCTTATTTAGACATCGCTCAAGCTTAGGTGGGTTTAATGTTTTATGTTTGTGGATCCAAGAAAAATTTGGTATCTCAGTAGGTAAAGTTCAGATGGTAATCGACTTCTGTATTTTAAGTGCCTCTTTCTTCTTTATTACCCCTTGGTTGCTTGTTGTTTCCGTTCTTGGCGCTATTATATTGAATATCGTTTTAGGAATGAACCATAAGCCAAATCGTTATATTGTGACTTATGGTACTTAA
- the glyA gene encoding serine hydroxymethyltransferase: protein MLKRDMNIADYDADLFAAIQEETVRQEEHIELIASENYTSPRVMEAQGSQLTNKYAEGYPGKRYYGGCEFVDKVETLAINRACELFGAEYANVQPHSGSQANNAVYMALLNAGDTVLGMSLAHGGHLTHGSPVNFSGKLYNIIPYGIDEAGQINYEEMEALAVEHKPKMIIGGFSAYSQVCDWARMREIADKVGAYFFVDMAHVAGLIAAGVYPNPVPHAHVVTTTTHKTLAGPRGGLILSNEGEDLYKKLNSAVFPGGQGGPLMHVIAGKAVAFKEALEPEFKEYQTRVVANAKAMVAEFLARGYNIVSGSTENHLFLVDLIDKDITGKEADAALGSANITVNKNSVPNDPRSPFVTSGIRVGSPSITRRGFSEADAKELAGWMCDILDNMGDESVIEATKAKVLEICKRLPVYA, encoded by the coding sequence ATGCTTAAGCGTGATATGAACATTGCAGATTACGATGCAGACTTGTTTGCAGCAATCCAGGAAGAAACAGTACGTCAAGAAGAGCATATCGAGCTGATTGCTTCTGAAAACTACACTAGCCCACGAGTGATGGAAGCTCAAGGTTCACAACTAACAAACAAATACGCAGAAGGTTACCCAGGCAAGCGTTACTACGGTGGCTGTGAGTTTGTAGATAAAGTAGAAACATTAGCGATTAACCGCGCATGTGAATTGTTTGGCGCAGAGTATGCAAACGTACAACCGCATTCAGGTTCTCAAGCGAACAACGCAGTTTACATGGCATTACTAAACGCTGGTGATACAGTGTTAGGTATGAGCCTTGCTCACGGTGGTCACTTAACTCACGGTTCTCCAGTAAACTTCTCTGGTAAGCTTTACAACATCATCCCTTACGGCATTGATGAAGCTGGTCAGATTAACTATGAAGAAATGGAAGCTCTAGCAGTAGAACATAAGCCTAAAATGATCATTGGTGGTTTCTCTGCTTATTCTCAAGTATGTGATTGGGCACGTATGCGTGAAATCGCAGACAAAGTTGGCGCTTACTTCTTTGTAGATATGGCTCACGTAGCAGGTCTTATTGCTGCTGGTGTTTACCCTAACCCAGTACCACACGCTCACGTAGTTACAACAACGACTCATAAAACACTTGCTGGTCCTCGTGGTGGTCTTATCCTTTCTAATGAAGGCGAAGATCTTTACAAGAAACTGAACTCAGCAGTATTCCCTGGTGGTCAAGGTGGCCCTCTAATGCACGTTATCGCTGGTAAAGCGGTTGCATTTAAAGAAGCACTAGAGCCAGAGTTTAAAGAATACCAAACACGTGTTGTTGCTAACGCAAAAGCGATGGTTGCAGAGTTTCTTGCTCGCGGTTACAACATCGTTTCAGGCTCTACTGAAAACCATTTGTTCCTAGTTGATTTAATCGACAAAGACATCACTGGTAAAGAAGCAGATGCAGCACTAGGTTCAGCTAACATTACCGTTAACAAGAACTCTGTACCAAACGATCCACGTAGCCCGTTTGTTACTTCTGGTATCCGTGTTGGTTCTCCTTCTATTACTCGTCGTGGTTTCTCTGAAGCTGATGCGAAAGAACTTGCTGGCTGGATGTGTGACATTCTAGACAACATGGGTGATGAGTCTGTTATCGAAGCAACAAAAGCAAAAGTATTAGAAATTTGTAAGCGTTTACCTGTATACGCTTAA
- the acfD gene encoding accessory colonization factor AcfD, with the protein MSKKVLLASLIATLLTGCLDDGGNGSGNETVKPTPPETPDVTYIGELLASGIPIKGEVTCNGEALELGKFTVKQGLSFSCNLGAVVLGQFIAPEPMTLSDSNLTEVIPTSFDLKNVEGDNAAKVLQTINSCATTEELCLEEINSLDITDIYQHLDDDKAVDAYLLLKGEEATDDVGKAPSSHVDSDIQPEVSEGTSNDLNSDFVSANAENTYGYQPSQAAKVLTKSQLTDVNGTPLVGVAFFSENSTGMTDENGYFEYLWGDTLTFGIDTFEFGSLIGNQVNYELTDVTENAIEKANIQSLLTRYAIASNGNLIINDKVQEVFSLYPNVINELINLSLPNGGVIEGTEFVFPNEFEAQFSQGLTQLIDNELKQISRYASFSTFNALPNVFSEDSTGYVTESLQSIFKNVTQFHVFNDHSSFYGASGYTRGMRALNLSNRAFPIMMPRSDINKELAFGEPQAWTREGKPYIAAYPNVIMPEIPKVSKDNATFGFPFVTAGEIGKGKIVFMGNSLYPSILSCPENYWANDELQIDSENSVCTTNNDLSADARNDNGSMETFFSNIFTWFTSSYSQHQVNVATNIEIAYAARSNWSKGREYSFFFDKAFNFSSVTFLTKGGFDGISADTTPILVLQAYPVKILGDGQTSRVIADLDNPNLTQEDITALIKYVDQGGNILFMDAIDGETNPEPIGRLADTAGISLGGSNVTPTSQGNCGSSYYCHGDSLRPNIHIESQHEMVVLERFPDVNGEPPFTVDSEGNTIWNKEEFMSNLEIPSYEKAIMDEDGSPAIETKIARIFVTNEAEKAAAIAELKAAFVSTPICTESYQYEFNCIETRKGHGLPVRGNYLRADFDRYPVSPDVVTSMVKAANLGDNFNALMEHELYYRTKGKQGTRLSTVELNQTYDNLSIWMWNNNDYAYDPNVQDELGFKTAVGFLNCYTNNQHGMGQRCPSDLKTTLVSNGMLHGEDSKLNGQLNPSYPLNYMEKPLTRIMLGRSFWDQEIKVDTTQYPGHSSGSTLSADTTIDTAGNGVTFSAGNNQSTGLWAPQLSEVSVSGGVKASISIMMADDLTGKPQHEKSLRRPPRMQTSFAYDGTSLTFKVPYGGLIYIKPVEEVVNPSTTTFTFNGVEKAAWWKNGLWKQGLNESTAPIAEVDTGSFIYTTAVKNLESTDLIKFSAGMNRFADAASDFYGRDETTDVGEHRRFTYPELKEYRHRFVNDVQISIGSAHSGYPIMSSSFNSNSSAIPTNAIDDWLLWHETGHNLAAAPFTISGSTEVTNNMLALYMQELEGRNDEPQMDRISIDIQKAPTWLNQNVGHAWSHGDAGMRLVMFGQLKIWAETQFNIDDWYSDTENKPSIYGDDQGWNFIKLMHRKSRGDNQFDIDKNYCTAQDTGLNDADLLMVCSSYVSGYDLSEFFSEWNAGETSSTNPDGTKMYSGGISNKGINMVSQLRLPKAPLNPLSINKLN; encoded by the coding sequence ATGAGTAAGAAAGTATTATTAGCGTCGTTGATTGCCACGTTACTGACCGGTTGTTTGGATGATGGCGGTAATGGCTCAGGAAATGAAACAGTTAAACCTACACCACCAGAAACACCGGATGTGACGTATATCGGAGAGTTATTGGCTTCAGGTATACCAATTAAAGGTGAAGTAACCTGTAATGGTGAAGCCTTAGAGCTAGGTAAATTTACCGTTAAGCAAGGGCTCTCATTCAGTTGTAATTTAGGCGCTGTAGTATTAGGTCAATTTATTGCCCCAGAGCCAATGACGTTATCTGATTCAAATTTAACAGAGGTAATTCCTACATCATTTGATTTAAAAAATGTAGAAGGTGATAACGCGGCTAAAGTGCTACAAACTATTAATAGCTGTGCGACCACAGAAGAATTGTGTTTAGAAGAAATAAACAGCCTAGATATTACTGATATTTATCAGCATTTAGATGATGACAAAGCCGTTGATGCTTACTTACTATTGAAAGGCGAAGAAGCAACAGACGACGTAGGTAAAGCCCCAAGCTCACACGTGGATAGTGATATTCAACCTGAAGTCAGTGAAGGTACGAGCAATGATCTGAACAGTGATTTTGTGTCGGCTAATGCGGAGAACACTTACGGTTACCAACCAAGTCAAGCAGCGAAGGTATTAACAAAAAGCCAGCTAACCGACGTAAATGGAACACCTTTAGTCGGAGTGGCTTTCTTTTCTGAAAATTCAACAGGTATGACAGATGAGAACGGGTATTTTGAGTACCTATGGGGTGATACCCTTACATTTGGTATTGATACGTTTGAGTTTGGTAGTTTAATTGGTAATCAAGTTAATTATGAACTTACGGATGTAACTGAAAATGCAATAGAAAAAGCTAATATTCAGTCATTACTTACACGTTATGCGATTGCCTCTAATGGTAATTTAATTATTAATGATAAAGTACAAGAAGTCTTTAGTTTATATCCTAACGTAATTAATGAGTTAATTAACCTTTCTTTACCAAATGGTGGTGTGATTGAGGGGACAGAATTTGTTTTTCCTAATGAATTTGAAGCGCAATTTTCTCAAGGGCTCACACAATTAATCGATAATGAATTAAAGCAAATTTCTCGTTATGCCTCTTTTAGTACATTTAATGCCTTACCTAATGTATTTTCAGAAGATAGCACAGGTTACGTCACAGAAAGCCTGCAATCTATTTTTAAAAATGTAACGCAATTCCATGTATTTAATGATCACAGTAGCTTTTATGGAGCCAGTGGTTATACAAGAGGTATGCGTGCATTAAACTTATCGAATCGTGCGTTCCCTATTATGATGCCACGTAGCGATATTAATAAAGAACTTGCTTTTGGAGAACCTCAAGCGTGGACCCGTGAAGGTAAGCCTTATATAGCTGCTTACCCTAATGTGATCATGCCTGAAATTCCAAAAGTATCTAAAGACAATGCAACTTTTGGCTTTCCCTTTGTTACTGCTGGTGAAATCGGTAAAGGTAAAATTGTATTCATGGGGAACAGTTTATACCCAAGCATTTTATCGTGTCCTGAAAACTATTGGGCAAATGATGAATTGCAAATAGATAGTGAAAACTCTGTATGTACAACAAATAATGATTTAAGCGCAGATGCTCGTAATGACAATGGCAGCATGGAGACATTTTTTAGCAATATATTCACATGGTTTACTTCGTCATACTCTCAACATCAGGTAAATGTTGCAACCAATATTGAAATCGCTTATGCCGCAAGATCTAATTGGTCTAAAGGACGTGAATATTCATTCTTCTTTGATAAAGCGTTTAATTTTTCGTCAGTAACTTTTCTAACTAAAGGGGGATTTGATGGAATATCGGCTGACACCACGCCTATTTTAGTCTTGCAAGCATATCCTGTAAAAATTTTAGGCGATGGTCAAACAAGTCGTGTTATCGCGGACCTAGATAACCCGAATTTAACGCAAGAAGACATTACGGCTTTAATTAAATACGTTGATCAAGGCGGTAATATTTTATTCATGGATGCGATAGATGGCGAAACTAATCCTGAACCTATTGGACGCTTAGCTGACACTGCGGGCATATCATTAGGCGGAAGTAATGTCACGCCCACCTCACAAGGTAATTGTGGATCTTCATATTATTGTCATGGTGACTCTCTTCGTCCAAATATTCATATAGAAAGCCAGCATGAAATGGTGGTATTAGAACGTTTTCCTGATGTGAATGGTGAGCCGCCGTTTACTGTTGATAGTGAAGGAAATACGATTTGGAACAAAGAAGAATTCATGTCGAATTTAGAGATCCCAAGCTATGAAAAAGCGATCATGGATGAAGATGGTAGCCCAGCAATAGAAACAAAAATAGCACGTATATTTGTTACTAATGAAGCAGAAAAAGCAGCTGCAATTGCTGAATTAAAAGCAGCGTTTGTTAGTACACCTATATGTACAGAAAGCTATCAATATGAATTTAATTGTATTGAAACAAGAAAGGGCCACGGTCTTCCTGTTCGTGGTAATTACTTACGAGCGGATTTTGATCGCTACCCAGTAAGCCCTGACGTGGTAACAAGCATGGTTAAAGCAGCTAATCTAGGTGATAACTTCAATGCTTTAATGGAGCATGAGCTTTACTACCGCACTAAAGGTAAGCAAGGTACTCGTCTATCTACTGTTGAGTTGAATCAAACTTACGACAATCTTTCTATTTGGATGTGGAATAATAATGACTATGCGTATGATCCGAATGTTCAAGATGAACTTGGCTTTAAAACGGCTGTTGGTTTCTTAAATTGTTATACCAATAATCAACACGGTATGGGACAACGTTGTCCCTCAGATCTAAAAACAACATTAGTTTCGAATGGTATGTTACATGGAGAAGATAGTAAGTTAAATGGTCAGTTAAACCCGAGCTACCCATTAAACTACATGGAGAAGCCGTTAACTCGCATAATGCTAGGACGTTCTTTCTGGGATCAGGAAATTAAGGTCGATACCACCCAATATCCTGGTCACAGCTCTGGTTCCACGCTATCTGCTGATACGACGATTGATACCGCAGGTAATGGCGTTACTTTCTCAGCAGGTAATAACCAATCGACTGGATTATGGGCACCACAGTTAAGTGAGGTGTCAGTGTCTGGGGGTGTTAAAGCCAGCATCTCAATTATGATGGCAGATGATTTAACGGGTAAACCTCAACATGAGAAAAGTTTACGTCGTCCGCCAAGAATGCAAACAAGCTTTGCGTATGATGGTACCTCACTGACATTTAAAGTGCCGTATGGTGGCTTAATTTACATTAAACCAGTAGAAGAAGTCGTAAACCCAAGCACAACAACGTTCACTTTTAATGGCGTAGAAAAAGCCGCATGGTGGAAGAATGGGCTTTGGAAGCAAGGGCTAAATGAATCAACCGCACCTATTGCAGAAGTAGACACTGGGTCATTCATTTATACAACCGCAGTGAAAAATCTAGAGTCCACCGATTTAATAAAGTTTAGTGCTGGTATGAATCGTTTTGCGGATGCCGCAAGTGATTTCTATGGTAGAGATGAAACCACAGACGTTGGTGAACATCGACGCTTTACTTATCCTGAGCTAAAGGAATACCGCCATCGCTTTGTTAATGATGTTCAGATCTCCATTGGCTCAGCACATTCAGGGTACCCTATTATGAGCAGTTCATTTAATAGTAACTCAAGTGCGATACCAACTAATGCGATAGATGATTGGTTATTATGGCATGAAACAGGTCATAACCTTGCGGCTGCACCATTTACGATCTCTGGTAGTACAGAAGTAACTAACAATATGTTAGCGCTTTATATGCAAGAATTAGAAGGGCGTAATGATGAGCCCCAAATGGACCGTATTAGCATTGATATTCAAAAAGCCCCAACATGGCTGAATCAAAATGTAGGTCATGCATGGAGTCATGGTGACGCAGGTATGCGCTTAGTTATGTTTGGACAGTTGAAAATTTGGGCTGAAACTCAATTTAACATTGATGATTGGTATTCAGATACTGAAAATAAGCCAAGTATTTATGGAGATGATCAAGGTTGGAACTTTATTAAACTAATGCACAGAAAGTCACGTGGTGATAATCAATTTGATATAGATAAGAACTACTGTACAGCTCAAGATACGGGGTTAAATGATGCCGATTTATTGATGGTGTGTAGTTCCTATGTATCTGGTTATGATTTAAGTGAGTTTTTCTCTGAATGGAATGCGGGTGAAACATCAAGTACGAACCCAGATGGAACAAAAATGTATTCTGGTGGTATATCAAATAAAGGGATTAATATGGTATCTCAGTTAAGGCTACCAAAAGCTCCTTTGAACCCATTAAGTATTAATAAGCTAAACTAA